The sequence taaatggggtgaaaatgttgctcatagggtcagtgggcgtagcagactgacatgtaatatcaacttctggctcagtgatgaaagcaGCAGAAagctacctcactcgtcatttccctagtatgcctcttcagtgatgcctaggccatctatgacagctaacgatggagctgttgaggatccaaccaccctacGGGATGAAGACTTAACACACATACATGGACCATTCATAACCGGATTGACAACTCGTCATCAACGCTAGTTGGAATATTTTCCCCTGTCTGCCTAGAGATGTAAATATCTTTGATTCCAGGCATGCTGGCTCAAGTTGATTGAAGCAGTGCCTCGTCTACCCGCATGGCCAATGTCCGTGTTTGCACATATCTAGTCAGTAGAGTGAGTTTGGCAGTAACGGTATTACACATTTCGAGGTGGGCATGAAACATATAGAATAGGCTACGGGTTCAATCACTTATCTGCATTTCGAATAGCCactgaggtggcagattccctatcagttgtttacttagtcttttcttaattaatttcaaataatttggaaatttatcgaacatatcttttgtaaattattccatcactaacTTCCCCAATTTGtctgcttgaattccaactttatattatcCAAGCTACtttctctgcatatcggcccgatagcccttaattttttaaGTCGTATCTTACAAATCGTcaccagtgcgtagtggtaaacaatcgaagatcccaatgggctgtaaaatcatctggtgtccctcaagggtctgttctagggcccttactgttcgtctagCATATTGACAAATCTTcaacacttcagtattgcaactaccatttatatgctgatgatatgcagatatataaacacaccactacaaacaatttacatgaaacagttcagcatattaattcggatattggaagaccgcctatgctaaaaacaaccccttactcctaaatcctcgtaaaacgcaaagtattatcataggaaactctaaattattacatgtaataagcaatatcaattctcctcctatcataatcaatgacattgctgtactgtaccttaaaaatgtaactaatcttggaatctccatcagtGAGAATcagacctggaatgaacacgtatcaaatgtatgtagaaaggttcatgtaGCTCTAtgtcccctgaaacgtcacaagaattcttttcctcaaaaacttaaattaaaatcagtataatccaagcactactattacCAATTTTAGACtgctgtgatacggtactagtcaatctaaatgctgaacaagctttgagacttcagcgaacacaaaactcatgcatacgatatgcttTCCAACTGCggcatgacgctcatgttacaccatatttaaaaacattgggatggctacgcataaatgaatgaaggaattttcagctaatgacacttgtttaccaagtggtctcgacgaacactcctacttacctctcttctaattttcgtttcctttcctcattccatgaaattagtacccgttctggttccctatttgaaattccactaagtcgaacgaattcctacaataattcctttttaattactgcattgagatTCTGGAATATTCTCTCAACGGACATTCGGCACCTTATttcgtctcataaattcaaatctgcgtACCGAAAGTTTTTCCTGAGAACGTAAAAGTGAGTTGTGTGaatcattgtgtgtatgttgtgtgaatgggttttcttcattttttattattattattattattattagtagtagtagtagtagtagtagtagtagtagtagtattgtcacactaattgctgtactgatatgtaggcctaacttagtcttagaattatctgtccgtagtattatttctttttagaatttctatatcctacttttttgtttacatttttaaattttactgtttatagtggttaagagaaggccatgagccctaactttgccacaaatgtaagtcaggaataaataaataaataaaatattcatattgtgatctttcctacttttaaaaacaccactcggcattatttgcctactaatgtaattccacaccatctctccgatGGCAGCTTGGTACATActgcccattttcataccaggcaaatgctggggctgtatcttaatgaaggccacatctggcccttttctgtcccattgttgccatataagacctatctgtgtcggtgtaacagaaagccaattgtaaaaaaaaatacagtcattcataatcctgtaatttatttattactatataggTCTAACCTCtaggttgatgacctaacagacagacaggcctACAATATGACATTGATCCTCAAAAATCCTAACCTCTGattgcatttctttactcataccatGTATAGTAATACTGACATGAAGAACTCCCGTCTTactggttacaggatcagataatgcttcatctaattcatataattctcagagttctattttttagaagtGTAAGGCCCTTGGACCATATTCTGTTTGAGTTTACCTTTGGATAGGATAGTGTACTGCCCTACTCTCTCTAGTTCTAGGACGTTATTTAGATTCACCTGTTTGGTTTTGTTAGTATTTGTCCTGCgttcctaatcttttaccacctATATTCATCTTTTATCTGTTTTGTCTCTCCCCGTCGTTTGTGTTTTATCCACGTTTCTTCTTATCCCACTGAAGATATGTCAAGCTGGCCCTTGGCAAGTGCTGATGTCTGCCTTCCCATTGCAGCTGGGAAGTAGAAATGAGCATGTCAGGGGCTGGGATTGATGAACACGTTTATGTAGAGATTGTCCTGTCTCTTCTCCTCATACTGACGTGGCGTTGTGTTTATCCTGTTCCATGTTTCTTTTCCCTACTTAAAAATACACATTCTTAATCTTCGTACAACACTTGCAGGCTGcttgccacaaggacaaagagCACCTTAACCAATAGATATTATTTAACAAAAGATCTTTTGATACTTACGTGAAAACAGGGTAGTCTCAAAGTTGTAATGGTGTATATTGTAGGTGCGGGTTTCTGAAGATGGCTATCGACCCCTTTAATATGGTTGTCACAGTTAAGTGGAGAAGGTCAGTACTTAGTCCAAATCTTTTCATGCAGTCCATGAGTAGCTGGGGAATGGTCCCTCAAGCACTGATCCTGAAGCCAGTGATGCTTCTGGACTCAGGCTTGTATTTGTCTTCGTAGTACAGTATTGTGGTTTCATAGATTTGTCTCTTTTCAAGGTCGACCTTTCCAGGGTGGTTTCCACTTGTCTTAAATCGGACAGTCAGGTCGATTATGTGGCCTACTGATGTGTGAGGGTCGATGGCCGTCTGTTGCTCCCGTCCGTTGAGAGACCATGCACCTCCATATAGGTTGCGTAGCCTCTTAGCCTTAGACGATCGTCAGTCAGGAATCTGATGGTATTtgtgtgggggcagtagaataacactcacggtatccacGCCCCTGCTacaaagctcgatagctgcagtcgcttaactgcggccggtatccagtattcgggagatagtggtttcgaacaccactgtcggcagccctgaagattgttttccgtggtttcccattttcacaccaggcaaatgctggggttgtaccttaattaaggctatgactgctttcttcccactcttaggcattccctatgccatcgtcaccataaaacgtatctgtgatGGCGTGgcataaatcaacttgtaaaaaaataggtATCCCCTGCCGggcgtaggaggtgactaaaaggggttccaggagctctcaacttgggagtgtgggtttgtGACCATgaggcccttggctgagtcctgggattgcttctacttacttgtgccaggctgctcactttcatctctcctatccaacctcccttggtcaactcttgttcttttccgacgctgaTGGTATTAGAgtagtcgaggcctagggagtctttcattgtcattgtggcccttgtctttctttggccgataccttcatattttgaagtgttgtatcctttccatttttctctcggattagtgttaatagaggatggttgcctagttgtacttcctcttgaaacaataatcaccaccacaactctCCTGCGATGGTATGATGGCAGTTTATCAAGTGGACAGGATCCCAGGACATGTGCAAGTGTTTCTATTTGTCTTTGCGAGCCTCGAGAGGCTATTGTCCTGAGTTCAGCGTACGATCGCTCTCCGTTCACTGCATTGCAAGTCCTTATTAGCTGGAATATGTTGGTTATAAAGGATTACTCCCTCTCCTTTATGAGGCTTATTACTCCTGTTCTCGAACACCTTGAGACATAGCTCTTGTCTTCCTTTTCTTGTGTCAAGCCAACCATGCTGCTTTGCCCAAATTCTTTCACAATCTGTAATACCTAATGATGTAAGACAGTTTGTTGCTTCTCTCACAGTCCTAAGACCAATTAATTACATTTACACATATTATGTCGGGACAGAGAGAACAAATTCAACTGTCACTGTATACATTATCAAAATTCATAATGTGAGAAATGATGTTTTTTTAAGTGCACTCATTTTCTATGCATATGTACGTCACAGCGTAGGGTctaactacttcactcattcacactcgtTACTGGAAATTGTTCAAATGAAATACTGAAGCCTGACGTAGCTGCTCGCTATGTCATTCAGCAGCGACTTTGTTCAGTGTCTCACTCAATAAAGCtccataatacttaataatattatcaacagatggcagagctatgtaattatggacaCCCAATGGCTTACCCGCCTACAGCATCTAGATCACTTGTTCTCAAACTGTGGTAAGCATACCCCTAGGGGTACTTCTGAGACAGCCTTCAGGAAAGaattaagaaaaattgaaatatggaaataaataagaagaaagataattatataattatatatatatatatatatatatatatatatatatatggacccACACTTCGATTGAATGTTTGTCAGACAATTCAGGCATACCtatcccattgaaattttgatggttcaTAGTGTCCGAATTCCTGAATTAAGGTCCAAAATGTTTCTTCCGTACTtataatttgatattgaggctaaaaatCTAACATTTTGTGAAATTTTCATACAAACAGTGCATTgcattatacttgatacagacacaaactcttaaatttcttctGGTGGGTTATAAATATGTATTTAACGTAATTTAACTACCTCATCTTATTTACGATGTGCATTTAAAAGAAGgcttataatcaattaaaaatgccttaataattagccagcTACTCATATTTTTTAAATCTATCATTTAGGGATTTATTGTGGGTCTACATTGAACTTTTGGTCATGAGTGAGGTATACAATCTTAAAATAGTCTGAGAACCTCTGATGTAGATGATGGCTGATAGGGGCAAGGAAAAGATAAACAGAGAAGCCTGTCTCATATAAGGAAAGAAAATACGGTAAGAACACGATTGGCAGGTAGGATGGAACTGGGAGTGAAGGAGTAATGAATGACGCAGATAGTGGGAGAGAGCGACGGACGAATCAGATGAGTTGTGAAGTttgagaactgtgaagtgtttgaccTGCTAGTTTGTGcaattgagtggttagttcacacaTCACAGGAGTGAAGCGTTTATTTTGAAGGACTCATTTGTGAGCTTCCCATCACTAGTACGTCagaaatatgcaaaaaaaaaaaatatatatatatattaattaacaTAATCAAGCAATGTAAAGTGTCAGTAATATGTTGAACTTCCCCCTGAAAAGAAGCTTTATGCCACTCTTGAACAAAGCAACAAATTtacagtttctatagtacacacaGGAACAGTTAAATAATCATACTTTACACCCACTAAATCACAAGCCTGTTGACCTGTTATTTAGAGTGAAAGAACAAAATGGCAAAAATAAGGCTGTTCTGTGTTTCAGGAGCTGATAGGATGGATGGgaataagaaagagaagaagaagaagtcagtgTCTACTCGAGAAGAGTTGATGGCGCTGTCCAAGGAGGAGCTGATAGAGCAGGTGCTCAAACTGGAGGCCTACAACTTTCAGCTGAAGAACGTTCTCAACAAGCAGCTGTCCGGTGCTGGCGCTGACGCTGACCAGAAGGAGAAGGACAAGAAGCAGCGAGCGTTCGACTTCTCCAAGTGCACTCGGCGCCACGTGGCTCTGCGCTTGCTCTACTTAGGCTGGGACTACCACGGGCTCTCCGCCCAGGAGTGGACCCACCAAACCGTCGAGCACCGCCTGTTTGCCGCCCTCACCAAGTCCTGCCTCATCGAGAGTAGACAGACCAGCAACTATCACCGTTGTGGCCGCACCGACAAGGGAGTCAGCGCCTTTTGCCAAGTGATCTCGATAGACCTGCGTAGTTCCCTGACTCAGGAGCAGATAGACGCCGGAATGACTGCCGGGGAAATGCCGTACGCCAAGATCCTGAACCGCCTCCTGCCCGAGGACATGCGAGTCCTCTCGTGGAGGCCAGTTCCGTCAGACTTCAGTGCAAGGTTTGACTGTACATCGAGGACTTACAAGTACTTCTTCCCTCGGGGAAATCTGGACATAGCTCTGATGAACGAAGCCGTGCAGTACGTGGTCGGCACCCATGACTTCCGTAACCTGTGTAAACTAGATGTCAAGAATGGAGTGACCAACTATGTGCGGTCTGTAAGCAGTGCCGATGTCAGAGTGAGCTGTACTGACCCTGAAGGAGATCTGTCCTACGATATGTGTGAACTGACTTTGTCAGGAAAGGCATTCCTCTGGCACCAGGTAAGGTTTTCTCCTCTTTTATTCGGTACTAGCATGTTTAAGAATAAGAAAATTGTGcagaaatgatgtgaaatgatacCTGAAATAGCAGAGAGGAGATATCCTTACAACGTGGTAAAGAACTCGGACAGCAGAAGTAATGTTTGTTGGGCTGATACCTCTGTAGTTACAATGGCACCAACTTGCCATGGCATTGAATCAGTTTCTATGGTGACGCAATACTCCCAGCCAGAGAAAAAAACTGCACAAGTCAAGCAACTGCCTGTGTTTGGAGTTTATGATTATGAAATGGGTGGAACAGACAGGATGGACAAAAATATCTCGTACTACAGTGTAGGTATACATGGAAAGAAATTATGGTGGTCGCTGGTCACATGGTTCCTGAACATTTCAGTTAAAAATTCTTCTAAAGTGGTACGGAAGTGATTTATCATGTCTGGAATTTAATCACCATATTGTGCAGACATATCTCATGTGCCTCGACAGGATTGATCCCCTCATAGTGCCTTACAATCAATGATGCTAGTATGGAAAGGAATGCTCCGGCACTGTTTGTACTAAATGCAGAAAATGCATTGTTGGTCTCTGTGTTCCATGTTTTGTTCTATTTCACACAGTATAAAGCACATAATTCTTGGATATTTATTTCTATTTAATCATTTATAttgtggatgtggccaggcattaaagtgtatgagggaggagttggagagtgtgagggagataattaggattctctcagaagacaggaaggaaggtagacctccctcaaacaatgtataggatacactaggtgtaaaagagggatgggaagtaaagggcggaattgtagaagacaggtggtctaatgttctaaggggaagtagattgcaggctaagagctctattcaatacaggtatctgtgagaaatcggtaggagtcactgcaggtaaaacaacagagggaagatgaagaactGGGAACTTTTGCTGACAAGTGTGGAAGTAGAAAGAATGGAAAAGCCAGGAAAGGGAAAAATAGAGCAAGAGGATAGGAAaagtcaggtggaacagggtcatgggagggataaAAGGGAGCAGAAAGaggcttctgcagctgtcagaaaagataggactggccaggaagggaggggatcaaatgaggtgggtagggttgaggctctgttcatgggggattctattgttgggcatgtggggaaagtgtgcggaggaaagggaaccaggatagaatgttatccagaaattaggttgaggcaaatgttgaggaaagtagaagagagggaggaggggaaggagaaggtggtagtgtttcacgttggtaccaacaacgtaaggcaagctgatgtaagtaccaacatagttggagatgtgtgggatctggtaagtgcagcacgggtgaagtttaagaaagcagagattgttattagtagaatactgtgtaggagggatgctgactggaaggtgattggggatttaaatgagactggagTGGGTAAGTGGAAAACTGGAagcgagatttctagatcttaatgggtgggcaggagatagggatctgcgctcggatggccttcatttaaaccgcagtggtacgtataagttaggaaatttgtttgaaagggtaatagggaggtacattcaggcaaacgggatggtctagggagcggtgataaggatacaaggatctggaagtcaagtagggaagacataaaaatgttagtgttgaaaggaatagaattaagtaacttaatagatacaGTAGAACATTGATAATTCGAAATCGGCTAATTCAAAATTTGGACAATGtctgtcccattaccaaaattcagacttttaattcaaaactgctttTACATTTAATATAATAGTATTTTTCATagtaattttaattcaaaatttctctgcgtcATGAAAGAACACGTCTTCCAGATcctgcaggggtagctttccgcactttcactcacttcggtgtgtctacagtgtgtttcgtATTTGCTAAGTTggagtgaaattgtaattcttaTGTACaggtattcagtgttttaaggactGCCACAAtgtcacgtagcaggcagtgtgcagagaagcagaatcctcgaacactggcgatgccgatagTTGGCAAAAAgggtggctcatataatcaattcgtacgcaccaaacattATTGTCAGTGCAGATGAAACTGAATTTTGCTTTTTAATACCAAACCCAAATGGACTTACAGTTTTAAAGGagggaagtgccagccgggaaatcgtacaagggtgggggtcattgcgttgtgttgcaatgcacacggaagcgagagacttccttccctcatcataggaaagtttaataaaccacgatgttttttaatgtcttttgaaaggtttaaacagtgaatcaaggttaaatgcatgcagtaattggtcttagaatattttgtgacaccgcaagggttggcatttctgaattacgagttgacaGTTAATTCGAATTCACGAGTTTTagtgtatatacttaccagatattgtaataggagttgagtcatggctgaaaaattatataattttctcacggaactgtagTGTGTATCATacagataggacaggaatggtaggagggggagtattcattctggtgaaagaagaatttgtaagctacgaaaaagttaagatgacaaacatgaaattcttggtgtaaggctcatttctaaaaataggcaacttgatgtctttggagtgtacagaccgagaaagggtagcgttgatgctgattcagaattatttgataagatacacTTATCAAATAGCTATGTGGGAAATTATATGGAAAGAAacatgattgtagcaggagatctcaatttaccaaatgtcagttgggaaggaaatgcgaacgatggGAAACacaaccaacaaatggcaaataagttaatatgggaaggacagctgattgagaaagtgatggaaccaactagagggaagaatattctggacttggtgctggtaaaaccagatgagctctaagaaggaaccaaagtaatggagtgtattagtgatcatgaagctgtttttgttgtagttaaaaataaatgtgatagaaaggaaggtgttaaaattaggactgttaggcagtaccatatggctgataaagcaggcatatgcaagtttttaaaaagtatttatgatcggtggaaaactgtaaataaaaatgtaaacagactctgggatgggtttaaagcaattgttgaggaatgtaaaaacaggtttgtacctttaaaggtggtaaggaatggtaaagatgcaCTGTATTTTCACAGAgaaataaacagactaagaaggaggtgcaggttggaaagtaatagagttagaaatggctgtggaagtaaggagaaattgaaggaacttactaggaaattgaatctagcaaagaagtcagctaaggatatcataatggcaagcataataattggcattcatacaaattttagtgaagaatggaagggaATGAATACGTACTTGTCATTATGGACTGATGACCACCCAGTTTTACACGTTAAGATAATCATGACAAGAACCGTCGCCAGTTAACACAGTTAAACAATATGTCCATTAGcaatgctcggcattgatatggatgAAGTGGCAAAAGTCTTAATTCATGAAttatgttatcatagtcggtacggtacaaCTGTACAAGacgtaaatgattggaacttgtattctctattacttttgttatgtaatacattTTTATATGGACCAGTAAtatagatattttttttaaaatgttggcgtcttcccctaaactaccgtttcacccagtgtgaataaacattatttaataacctagattgtagtagctcattccaagactttacataccgattttcactcaattctgttcacccattttctcatagtTTGGTGTTGATACGGACTTAgctacaaaaatcaaaattcatcaaTATCTCTTTTATCATAGCTGTAGGGTAAAAATGTACAAAACACAAATGATAGGAAATATAATTACCTATAACATTAATTATTTAGTATGTATTtgtaggaccattaataacagaaatatttgagatttaaatttaaGGCTTTTCCcctactaccatttcactcagagtgaataaaatttatagcctagattgtagcgcttCATTCGCCgcctttacgtaccgattttcagtaaattctcttcagccattttctcgtaattCCAGTATGTATATACAAACAGAGAGAAATGAcagaaaatgaaaaagtgcatttcctcgtaaTTGTAGACGCAACCGATACACacataccatcctttttaaattctgagcaatatacagacaaaactcttactttatatatagatagattctTCATAAATTACTATCTTCTGTCTATTTTAGTGTATTTTCTTCATAATTTATCAAGACCAGGGCATATTGAAGAAATACTGTACAGACTTAAATGCCAACACATCCTCCTAGCGTGATCACGTGAACATGGCACCTGCCAATGAAATCCTGAAAATTATGAGCGTAATTTTACATAGTTATGTTCTACTATGGGTTACAAttaatttatgtgaatttcaaaGAAAACACATTCTTTGAAAATAACAAAACCGCAAAGTTTGAAAGTGTCGTAGTGTGTGCCGGATGTATCCCCAACATGATTGTATTGAGTCGTCGGCTGCAACTCAGCACTCGCAATGTTTCATGTGACTCACTAGCCCCATCCTGGCATGAAACATACCTCCACACAAATCACAGGGAATGGCTGGACTTAACAGAACTTTCGTGTTTGTTGTTTAGCGACGTTCCTCTTCAAACACTGTACtcatgtagaaacagtgtggcgccAGAGTATCCCAGCGTATCCCACGATTGAATTTTTATTCCAGCTCTTTATGccttagctgatccttgaaacgcctcaaaggggctccatgaagCCTTGTGCTAGAGCAGAGTTGACAAGGAACTTTGAATTCACTCATGTGACGGACGTGCCCTGTCCATCCGAGATGGTAGCTTCAATGCTTATACCAcgcgctttctcaagaactgcgaGGCTGATGACGTGctcctcccatttgatgttcaagatggatctaagtttttgcagatggaagcgctctagctttttgatatcctgacgGTAGAGGGTCCACGTTTCACAACCACAAAGCGGTGTTGATATGTCAACAGCATGGTACAGCACGATCTTGGTATGCACATGATGGGATAAACGTCAAAATGCTGAATAGACAGCACCAATTAAGTACAAAAGGAGAATTCACAGATTGATTAGCCAGACCAAAAGTCTTGTCTCTAGCTGcacctaagttggcagccttgtgtaacATGTTACGAACCC is a genomic window of Anabrus simplex isolate iqAnaSimp1 chromosome 14, ASM4041472v1, whole genome shotgun sequence containing:
- the LOC136885700 gene encoding tRNA pseudouridine(38/39) synthase — translated: MDGNKKEKKKKSVSTREELMALSKEELIEQVLKLEAYNFQLKNVLNKQLSGAGADADQKEKDKKQRAFDFSKCTRRHVALRLLYLGWDYHGLSAQEWTHQTVEHRLFAALTKSCLIESRQTSNYHRCGRTDKGVSAFCQVISIDLRSSLTQEQIDAGMTAGEMPYAKILNRLLPEDMRVLSWRPVPSDFSARFDCTSRTYKYFFPRGNLDIALMNEAVQYVVGTHDFRNLCKLDVKNGVTNYVRSVSSADVRVSCTDPEGDLSYDMCELTLSGKAFLWHQVRCIMGILLLVGGGYEHPDVVKELLEVEERPHKPQYNLASELPLNLFHCDYEGSSRAEVVDEEAQREVVQTLQRKWAEHAVRARMVRSMLSDLPAATAQSNWLLQGVKPKLYCPLLLRPTCDSVEGRIQHFAKKRRIEMSDDSAGDADTKTLEAEEGDE